In Candidatus Abyssobacteria bacterium SURF_5, the genomic stretch GAATGTGTATGGCGTGTTGTGGCTGTTTCGGTCGGCAACTACATAGGGAGAGGCAAATGAAGATTCTGGCATTCAATGGAAGCCCGAGGAAAAAAGGAAACACCGAGACCTTATTAAGTGAGGTTTTAATGGGCGCCGCAAGTAAAGGGGCGGAGACTCGGTTGATCTGTCTCAACGAGTTGAACATGAAAGGCTGCCAGGGCTGCGGCGCCTGCAGAAAGAAGCTCGGGGCCTGCGTTCAAAAAGATGACGTGTCGCCGTTGCTTCAGGAAATGAAAAATGCCGATGCCCTTGTCTTTGGGACCCCGGTCTATTGCTACAACGTCAGCTCGCAATTCAAGGCTTTGATCGACCGCTTCTAC encodes the following:
- a CDS encoding flavodoxin family protein: MCMACCGCFGRQLHRERQMKILAFNGSPRKKGNTETLLSEVLMGAASKGAETRLICLNELNMKGCQGCGACRKKLGACVQKDDVSPLLQEMKNADALVFGTPVYCYNVSSQFKALIDRFYCFYGEDVDPATGNKGVRVWFPSGKRIVIVTSQEAPDVFETVHNWLSLLGYLLNAGGMEFIEHCASENKRNSARDNPTILSQARAVGESLVKSSS